The sequence CCGGCTGTCGTCTCGAGCATCACCTCCGATAGACCGCCTTCGGGCCCACCGAGGACCATTACCATCCGGGTCAGATCACTACCGGCTCCCGCTATCCTAGGCGTCAGCGCAAAGCTGTCTTTCACCGGGCCTGCGACGACTCGAAACTGATCTATCTGAGCTGCGCTCCCGCCGAGAAACAAATCGGTCATTTCCCGAAGCCCTGCGGCTGCTCCCACCGAGGGCAATGTGCGTAACTGTCCGGGGCGCCCCGCTCGGATCTGATCACCCTCGATCTCCAGAACTAACGCTTCCGGGTTTTCAATTACCCATCGAACCCGATCGGGGCGCTCCAGCATAAAAGTTCCTGCCGACACCAGAGGCTTGGCAAGCAGCGGGGTCTGCCGGTGCTGCAAAAAGCGTCCCTCGATCCTCTGCACATCCGACTGTCGAATCATCCAGGCCTTCAGATCACTTTCGACCTCTCCCCCGGAAGCATTCGCATGAGCGATCAAGCAGATAAAA is a genomic window of Candidatus Binatia bacterium containing:
- a CDS encoding outer membrane lipoprotein carrier protein LolA, with the protein product MVRCALSAAFFICLIAHANASGGEVESDLKAWMIRQSDVQRIEGRFLQHRQTPLLAKPLVSAGTFMLERPDRVRWVIENPEALVLEIEGDQIRAGRPGQLRTLPSVGAAAGLREMTDLFLGGSAAQIDQFRVVAGPVKDSFALTPRIAGAGSDLTRMVMVLGGPEGGLSEVMLETTAGDTSKIRFIDVVVRREVAENQP